GGAGGTGATGGGCCGTGAGCCGCTGTTGATCGAAGGCGAGCAGATCATCCGCCGGGTCGGCTGGTGTACCGGCGGCGGCCAGGGCTATATCGACCAGGCGATTGCTGCCGGTGTCGACCTGTACCTGAGCGGCGAAGCCTCCGAGCAGACCTTCCACAGCGCCCGCGAGAACGGCATCAGCTTCATCGCCGCCGGCCACCACGCCACCGAGCGTTACGGCGTGCAGGCGCTGGGCGATTACCTGGCCCGACGGTTTGCCCTGGAACACCTGTTCATCGACTGCCCGAACCCTATATAAAGCTAAAACGGCAGGGCATATTCTTATACTGTTTCGTTCTAGTTGGCTGCCTAAATAGAATCGGGCGCTGTGATAAAGTGGCCCGCTCGAACACGGCCCGCTGGCCGTCCATAAGATCGTATTTCCGTGAGTAGCCATGGTCGACAAACTGACGCATTTGAAACAGTTGGAGGCGGAAAGCATCCACATCATTCGTGAGGTGGCCGCCGAGTTCGATAACCCGGTGATGCTGTACTCGATTGGCAAGGACTCGGCCGTGATGCTGCACCTGGCGCGCAAGGCCTTCTTCCCGGGCAAGCTGCCGTTTCCGGTGATGCACGTCGACACCCAGTGGAAATTCCAGGAGATGTACAGCTTCCGCGACAAGATGGTCGAGGAAATGGGCCTGGAGCTGATCACCCACGTCAACCCGGACGGCGTCGCCCAGGGCATCAACCCGTTCACCCACGGCAGTGCCAAGCACACCGACATCATGAAGACCGAGGGCCTCAAGCAGGCGCTCGACAAGTACGGCTTCGATGCCGCCTTCGGTGGCGCACGCCGCGACGAAGAGAAGTCGCGGGCCAAGGAGCGGGTCTACTCGTTCCGTGACAGCAAGCACCGCTGGGACCCGAAGAACCAGCGTCCGGAGCTGTGGAACGTCTACAACGGCAAGGTCAACAAGGGCGAATCGATTCGCGTGTTCCCGCTGTCGAACTGGACCGAACTGGACATCTGGCAGTACATCTACCTCGAAGGCATCCCGATCGTGCCGCTGTACTTCGCCGCCGAGCGTGAAGTGATCGAGAAGAACGGCACCCTGATCATGATCGACGACGCGCGCATCCTCGAGCACCTCTCGGAGGAAGAAAAGGCCCGTATCGTCAAGAAGAAGGTGCGTTTCCGTACCCTTGGCTGCTACCCGTTGACGGGCGCGGTGGAGTCGGAGGCCGAAAGCCTCACCGACATCATTCAGGAAATGCTCCTGACGCGCACTTCCGAGCGCCAGGGCCGGGTCATCGACCACGATGGCGCCGGCTCCATGGAAGACAAAAAACGTCAGGGCTATTTCTAAGTTAGGGTCTCTTCATGTCGCATCAATCTGATCTGATCAGCGAGGACATCCTCGCTTACCTGGCCCAGCACGAACGTAAAGAGCTGCTGCGCTTCCTTACCTGCGGTAACGTCGACGACGGCAAGAGCACGCTGATCGGGCGCCTGCTGCACGACTCGAAGATGATCTACGAAGACCATCTGGAAGCCATCACCCGCGACTCGAAGAAAGTCGGCACCACCGGTGACGACATCGACCTGGCGCTGCTGGTCGACGGCCTGCAGGCCGAGCGCGAGCAAGGCATCACCATCGATGTGGCCTACCGCTACTTCTCCACCGCCAAGCGCAAATTCATCATCGCCGACACCCCGGGCCACGAGCAGTACACCCGCAACATGGCCACCGGTGCGTCGACCTGCGACCTGGCGATCATCCTGGTCGATGCCCGCTACGGTGTGCAGACCCAGACCCGCCGGCACAGCTACATTGCCTCGTTGCTGGGCATCAAGCACATCGTCGTCGCGGTCAACAAGATGGACCTCAAAGGCTTTGACGAGGGCGTGTTCGAGAGCATCAAGGCCGACTACCTGAAGTTCGCCGAAGCCATCAACATGAGCCCGAGCAGCCTGCACTTCGTGCCGATGTCGGCGCTCAAGGGCGACAACGTGGTCAACCGCAGCGAGCGTTCGCCTTGGTACACGGGCCCGGCGTTGATGGAAATCCTCGAAACCGTCGAAGTCGCGGCCGACCGCAACTTCACCGACCTGCGCTTCCCGGTGCAGTACGTCAACCGGCCGAACCTGAACTTCCGCGGCTTCGCCGGTACCCTGGCCAGCGGCGTGGTGCACAAGGGCGATGAAATCGTCGTGCTACCGTCGGGCAAGAGCAGCCGGGTCAAGTCCATCGTCACCTTCGAAGGCGAGCTGGAAAACGCCGGCCCCGGCCAGGCCGTGACCCTGACCATGGAAGACGAGATCGACATCTCCCGTGGCGACCTGCTGGTGCACGCCGACAACGTCCCGCCGGTGACCGACCAGTTCGACGCCATGCTGGTATGGATGGCTGAAGAGCCGATGCTGCCGGGCAAAAAATACGACATCAAGCGCGCCACCAGCTATGTGCCGGGCTCGATTGCCAGCATCGCCCACAAGGTCGATGTCAACACCCTGGAGCAGGGCGCCGCCAGTGCCCTGCAGCTCAACGAGATCGGCAAGGTCAAGGTCAGCCTCGATGCGCCGATCGCGCTGGACGGCTATGACAGCAACCGCACCACCGGTGCCTTTATTGTCATCGACCGCCTGACCAACGGCACCGTTGGCGCCGGCATGATCATCGCGCCACCGGTTGTGCCCCATGGCAGCGTTGGCCAGCACGGCAAACTGGCCCACGTGGACACCGCAGAACGTGCCCTGCGTTTCGGTCAGCAGCCAGCCACCGTGCTGTTCAGCGGCCTCTCGGGCGCGGGCAAGAGCACCCTGGCCTATGCCGTGGAGCGCAAGCTGTTCGACATGGGCCGTGCGGTGTATGTGCTCGATGGCCAGAACCTGCGCCACGACCTGAACAAAGGCTTGCCGCAGGACCGCGCCGGGCGCACCGAGAACTGGCGCCGTGCCGCGCACGTTGCGCGTCAGTTCAACGAAGCCGGCCTGCTGACCCTGGCCGCCTTCGTCGCCCCGGACGCCGAAGGCCGCGAACAGGCCAAGGTGCTGATCGGCAAGGAACGCCTGCTCACGGTCTACGTCCAGGCTTCGCCTCTGGCGTGCCGCGAGCGTGACCCGCAGGGCCTGTATGCCGCCGGCGGCGACAACATCCCGGGCGAGAGCTTCCCGTATGACGTACCGCTGGATGCGGACCTGGTGATCGACACCCAGAACGTCAGCCTGGAAGACGGCGTCAAGCAGGTGCTGGAGCTGCTGCGCAAGCGTGGCGCGATCTAAGCGCTGGCGCTGAACAAAAAGCCCCACTTCGGTGGGGCTTTTTGTTGGTCGAATTCACCGCACGGTAGGAGCGGGCTTGCCCCGCGATGGGCCCTCATTCAGCCCACCTTCAGTCCAGGCCTGCCGTTGGCTACTCGCCACTCCAGGATCTGCTTCATAATCTTCTGCGGCGTTGGTTCCTGATCGCCAGCCGGGTAAAAAATCAGGTCCGAGCCCTCTGGATGTTGCGTCACTGCGATGAAGTGCTCAAGCAAGGTGTCCTGATAGAGCTCGGTGCCAGCGGCCCCGGCAGGTTGTCCAGGTCATACAGTGCACCGCCCTCGCTCGTTGGTACGATATGGCGCATTTCATAAGAACGGCGATTCTTGACCGTTTCTGAAAATGGCGCGCGGGGTGGGAGTTGGAGTCAGGATTTTCTGAGCAGCGAGAAATTTGCTTCCTACAGGGCGATGCAGTGGGAAAATCGCGGGGCAAGCCCGCTCCCACATTGTAGGAACGGGATTTGAATTCAGATGTGCTTTTCCGACACCGGAATCACCCGCTTCTCCTTCACTGCCTTGAACGAGAAGCTCGAGTAAATCTCTTTCACCCCGGGCAAGGTCTGCAGCACTTCGCGGGCAAACTCACCGAATGACTCAAGGTCGCGGGCAAGGATTTCCAGCAGGAAGTCATAACGCCCGGAGATGTTGTGGCAGGCGACGATTTCGGGGATTTCCATCAGTCGCTGCTCGAAGG
This portion of the Pseudomonas sp. SORT22 genome encodes:
- the cysD gene encoding sulfate adenylyltransferase subunit CysD — protein: MVDKLTHLKQLEAESIHIIREVAAEFDNPVMLYSIGKDSAVMLHLARKAFFPGKLPFPVMHVDTQWKFQEMYSFRDKMVEEMGLELITHVNPDGVAQGINPFTHGSAKHTDIMKTEGLKQALDKYGFDAAFGGARRDEEKSRAKERVYSFRDSKHRWDPKNQRPELWNVYNGKVNKGESIRVFPLSNWTELDIWQYIYLEGIPIVPLYFAAEREVIEKNGTLIMIDDARILEHLSEEEKARIVKKKVRFRTLGCYPLTGAVESEAESLTDIIQEMLLTRTSERQGRVIDHDGAGSMEDKKRQGYF
- the cysN gene encoding sulfate adenylyltransferase subunit CysN yields the protein MSHQSDLISEDILAYLAQHERKELLRFLTCGNVDDGKSTLIGRLLHDSKMIYEDHLEAITRDSKKVGTTGDDIDLALLVDGLQAEREQGITIDVAYRYFSTAKRKFIIADTPGHEQYTRNMATGASTCDLAIILVDARYGVQTQTRRHSYIASLLGIKHIVVAVNKMDLKGFDEGVFESIKADYLKFAEAINMSPSSLHFVPMSALKGDNVVNRSERSPWYTGPALMEILETVEVAADRNFTDLRFPVQYVNRPNLNFRGFAGTLASGVVHKGDEIVVLPSGKSSRVKSIVTFEGELENAGPGQAVTLTMEDEIDISRGDLLVHADNVPPVTDQFDAMLVWMAEEPMLPGKKYDIKRATSYVPGSIASIAHKVDVNTLEQGAASALQLNEIGKVKVSLDAPIALDGYDSNRTTGAFIVIDRLTNGTVGAGMIIAPPVVPHGSVGQHGKLAHVDTAERALRFGQQPATVLFSGLSGAGKSTLAYAVERKLFDMGRAVYVLDGQNLRHDLNKGLPQDRAGRTENWRRAAHVARQFNEAGLLTLAAFVAPDAEGREQAKVLIGKERLLTVYVQASPLACRERDPQGLYAAGGDNIPGESFPYDVPLDADLVIDTQNVSLEDGVKQVLELLRKRGAI